The following are encoded together in the Desulfonispora thiosulfatigenes DSM 11270 genome:
- a CDS encoding ATP-binding protein: protein MKIALASGKGGTGKTTIATNFAYFLSKNNEVTLLDCDVEEPNAHIFIKPEWNDNYKTYLTIPEVDLDKCIHCGLCGDLCQFSAITNIKDKVLTFPELCHGCGLCMLACPTGAISEGQREIGTVEIGQKDNIKIVHGKLRIGEAMSPPLIKEVKNKAPKEGITIIDAPPGTSCPVIAAIEDTDFVLLVTEPTPFGLNDLRLAVGMVRTMDIPMAVAINRADIGDQEVQKYCKEENIPIFLELPNKREAAQNYSKGKLILQEMPEFEEHFKKAIASIEKELRK from the coding sequence ATGAAAATTGCTTTAGCAAGTGGTAAAGGCGGTACTGGAAAAACAACGATTGCTACTAACTTTGCATACTTTCTTAGTAAAAATAACGAAGTTACTCTCCTGGACTGTGATGTCGAAGAGCCTAATGCTCACATATTTATTAAACCAGAGTGGAATGATAACTATAAAACTTATTTAACTATTCCTGAAGTTGATTTAGACAAATGTATTCATTGCGGACTTTGCGGAGATTTATGTCAGTTTAGTGCTATCACAAATATTAAGGATAAGGTGCTAACTTTCCCAGAATTATGTCATGGTTGTGGATTATGTATGTTAGCTTGCCCTACGGGTGCAATTAGTGAAGGTCAAAGAGAAATCGGGACTGTGGAAATTGGTCAAAAGGATAATATAAAAATAGTTCATGGAAAGCTACGAATCGGCGAAGCTATGAGCCCACCTTTAATCAAAGAAGTAAAAAACAAGGCTCCTAAAGAAGGAATTACGATTATTGATGCTCCTCCTGGTACGTCTTGTCCGGTAATTGCAGCTATAGAAGATACAGATTTTGTACTATTAGTTACTGAACCTACCCCCTTTGGTTTAAATGATTTGCGTTTAGCAGTGGGAATGGTTAGAACAATGGATATTCCGATGGCTGTAGCTATTAATCGCGCTGATATTGGGGATCAGGAAGTGCAAAAGTATTGTAAGGAAGAAAATATTCCGATCTTTTTAGAGCTTCCTAATAAGAGAGAAGCTGCTCAGAATTATTCTAAAGGAAAACTAATTTTACAAGAGATGCCTGAATTTGAGGAGCATTTTAAAAAGGCTATTGCTAGTATTGAAAAGGAGCTGAGAAAATGA
- a CDS encoding NifB/NifX family molybdenum-iron cluster-binding protein, with protein MKIAISTSGTTLEADLDKRFGRAEKFVIYDLEKDTFEVIDNTQNLNLPQGAGIQAGKTIAGSGAGAIITGHVGPKAYTTLNSADIDIYFAEGGTIKSLVEDFKNNKLTKAEGPDKEGHWS; from the coding sequence ATGAAAATTGCTATTAGTACAAGCGGAACTACTTTAGAGGCTGATTTAGATAAACGTTTTGGACGTGCTGAAAAGTTTGTGATTTATGATTTAGAGAAGGATACTTTTGAAGTAATTGATAATACGCAAAACCTAAATCTTCCTCAGGGAGCAGGCATTCAAGCTGGGAAAACAATTGCAGGTAGTGGAGCAGGCGCTATTATAACAGGTCATGTTGGACCTAAGGCCTATACAACTTTAAACTCTGCTGATATTGATATTTATTTTGCAGAAGGTGGCACAATAAAATCATTGGTTGAAGATTTTAAAAATAACAAGCTAACTAAAGCTGAAGGTCCAGATAAAGAAGGGCACTGGTCTTAA
- the trmB gene encoding tRNA (guanosine(46)-N7)-methyltransferase TrmB, protein MGRIRKKVGTKEELLSYSPPIALNPETNKGKWRAYFGNSNPIHIEIGTGKGTFITTLASRNPEINYLGFEKVEEVLLLATKKAINLNLKNMGFIWGDVSDILEYFAPEEIDRLYINFCDPWPKKRHEKRRLTYRDFLDFYQQILKPEGEIHYKTDNEGLFQSSLNEFCHRKWNLKNISLNLYKDLPEDNVATEYETKFVGKGSSIFRLEANIPD, encoded by the coding sequence ATGGGTAGAATTAGAAAAAAGGTAGGTACTAAAGAAGAGCTACTAAGCTATAGTCCGCCAATTGCATTAAATCCAGAAACCAACAAAGGAAAATGGAGGGCTTATTTTGGTAATAGTAACCCAATTCATATTGAAATCGGCACAGGAAAAGGAACTTTCATCACTACTTTAGCTAGTCGTAATCCTGAAATTAATTATCTCGGATTTGAAAAAGTGGAAGAAGTCTTATTACTTGCAACTAAAAAGGCAATTAATTTAAACCTTAAAAACATGGGATTCATTTGGGGCGATGTAAGTGATATCTTAGAATATTTTGCACCTGAGGAAATAGACCGTTTATATATTAATTTTTGTGATCCTTGGCCGAAAAAAAGACATGAAAAAAGAAGATTAACCTATCGTGACTTCTTAGACTTTTATCAGCAAATTTTAAAGCCTGAAGGTGAGATTCATTATAAAACAGATAATGAAGGTTTATTTCAATCTTCTTTAAACGAATTTTGTCATCGCAAATGGAATTTAAAAAATATTTCTTTGAATTTATATAAAGATCTTCCAGAAGATAATGTAGCCACGGAGTATGAGACTAAGTTCGTGGGTAAAGGATCGAGTATCTTTAGATTAGAAGCAAACATACCAGATTAA
- a CDS encoding TRAP transporter substrate-binding protein, translated as MNNQKNIIYMVFLYLAVVAVIIYVSGLDFHKVEIPNSKIAIELVHANDHVDNNPHHIIMTKFIELLEKNKNIQIDRNSQHQIHDEQRVMQNVMSNVFQVGIISTNSATVFSPTLGILDLPYLFEDEEECRHVLEDLKEEFTTQMINESGVRPLGFAVQGFRIIANNVKPIRKIEDLKGLKIRVPVNPIQVATFEEWEVNPVSMGTGEAYIALQKGLIDGLEMTYAELVGQNIYSMQKYYMEMRYKLTIDVIVVPNLWYEGLPKDVQADLQHAAREATSYSNTKFEILEREGKKTIQKNGGLLAEDLSCETNCRKRLQKTWSQYDGLIKNPNLLEKVQRSIKEYREN; from the coding sequence TTGAATAATCAAAAAAATATAATTTATATGGTTTTTTTATATCTAGCGGTTGTGGCAGTTATTATTTATGTAAGTGGGTTAGATTTTCATAAGGTAGAAATACCTAATAGTAAGATAGCAATTGAGCTGGTTCATGCTAATGACCATGTTGATAATAATCCTCATCATATAATCATGACTAAATTTATAGAATTATTAGAAAAGAATAAAAACATACAAATAGATAGAAATTCTCAACATCAAATTCATGATGAGCAACGAGTGATGCAAAATGTCATGAGCAATGTATTCCAGGTGGGGATAATTTCGACGAATAGTGCAACTGTTTTTAGTCCTACTTTAGGAATTTTAGATTTACCCTATCTATTTGAAGATGAAGAAGAATGTCGTCATGTACTGGAAGACTTAAAAGAGGAATTTACTACTCAAATGATTAATGAAAGTGGTGTTAGACCTCTTGGTTTTGCAGTTCAAGGTTTTCGTATAATTGCAAATAATGTAAAACCTATTAGAAAAATAGAAGATTTAAAGGGTCTTAAAATAAGGGTTCCAGTTAACCCTATTCAAGTAGCTACTTTTGAAGAATGGGAAGTAAATCCTGTTTCTATGGGTACGGGAGAGGCTTATATTGCCCTACAAAAAGGCCTAATTGATGGTTTAGAAATGACCTATGCAGAACTAGTAGGACAAAACATTTACTCCATGCAAAAATACTATATGGAAATGAGATACAAATTAACTATTGATGTCATTGTGGTTCCAAATCTGTGGTATGAAGGGTTGCCAAAGGATGTACAAGCAGATCTTCAGCATGCAGCGAGGGAAGCAACTTCATACAGTAATACTAAGTTTGAAATTTTAGAGCGTGAAGGCAAAAAAACTATCCAAAAAAACGGTGGGTTACTAGCTGAAGATTTATCATGTGAAACTAATTGTAGAAAAAGACTTCAGAAAACATGGTCACAGTATGATGGTCTAATCAAAAATCCAAATTTACTAGAAAAGGTACAAAGGTCGATTAAAGAATACCGGGAAAATTAA
- a CDS encoding diphosphate--fructose-6-phosphate 1-phosphotransferase — protein sequence MEKEQEVNENKQELNENKKEAHEKLQGNLLIGQGGGPTSVINASLAGILSKAKQNEGIHNIFGLQNGLEGIFVKELFTLSKEDDEFIEKLKYTPGAILGSSSYKVDDPDKEAELIKFFKDNNIKYFIYIGGQDSMKSLDHISKVAKKSEYDLKVIGVPKAIDNDIPITDHCPGYASAARFIAESTIGAGRDLEATKSYDDVAIMEVMGRNSGWLAAASSLGRKTVDDAPHLIYLPEKEFNEEKFLQDVKEIYEELQFIFIVISEGIKDTEGKLIADKDPEGPAKYLTKLLYQEMGLKGRVHKLGAMQRSFAFSTSQIDVDEAFMVGQQAVTDLENGWSDIMITLDRASGKDYYVVTGRTHLAEAIKETKNMPKYLINPEGNFVTYAYYQYAYPLLGKELPNLARLSGIPVILT from the coding sequence ATGGAAAAGGAACAAGAAGTAAATGAAAATAAACAAGAATTAAATGAAAATAAAAAAGAAGCACATGAAAAGCTACAAGGTAATTTGCTAATTGGTCAGGGTGGGGGTCCTACTTCTGTAATCAACGCAAGTCTTGCGGGTATTCTAAGTAAAGCAAAGCAAAATGAAGGCATCCATAATATTTTCGGGCTGCAAAATGGGCTAGAAGGTATTTTTGTTAAAGAATTATTTACTTTATCTAAGGAAGACGATGAATTTATCGAAAAGCTGAAATATACACCAGGTGCTATTTTAGGTAGTTCTTCTTATAAAGTAGATGATCCAGACAAAGAAGCTGAACTTATAAAGTTCTTTAAAGATAATAATATCAAATATTTTATATACATAGGTGGTCAAGATAGCATGAAAAGTCTTGATCATATATCAAAAGTAGCAAAAAAATCCGAATATGATTTAAAAGTTATCGGTGTTCCAAAGGCCATAGATAATGATATTCCTATAACAGATCATTGTCCAGGCTATGCTAGTGCAGCTAGATTTATAGCTGAAAGTACCATTGGAGCAGGTAGAGATTTAGAGGCAACTAAAAGTTATGATGATGTTGCAATTATGGAAGTGATGGGAAGGAATTCAGGTTGGCTAGCAGCTGCTAGTTCATTAGGTAGAAAAACTGTAGATGATGCCCCGCATTTAATATATCTTCCAGAAAAAGAATTTAATGAAGAAAAGTTTTTACAAGATGTTAAAGAAATTTATGAAGAATTACAGTTTATTTTTATTGTTATTAGTGAAGGCATCAAGGATACAGAAGGAAAATTAATTGCTGATAAGGATCCTGAAGGACCAGCAAAATATTTAACTAAACTTCTTTATCAAGAAATGGGGCTAAAGGGTCGCGTTCATAAACTAGGTGCTATGCAAAGATCATTTGCTTTTAGCACATCACAAATAGATGTAGACGAAGCCTTCATGGTGGGTCAACAAGCAGTAACTGATTTAGAAAATGGTTGGTCAGATATAATGATTACTTTAGATAGAGCTAGCGGAAAAGATTATTATGTGGTTACTGGTAGAACTCATCTAGCTGAAGCAATCAAAGAAACAAAGAATATGCCTAAATACCTTATAAACCCTGAAGGTAATTTTGTTACTTATGCATATTATCAGTATGCTTATCCTTTATTAGGTAAGGAGTTACCTAATTTAGCTAGATTAAGTGGTATCCCTGTTATATTAACATAA
- a CDS encoding MBOAT family O-acyltransferase, with protein MLFHSFEFMIFFAVTLCLYYAFPGKRIYLLALANLFFYSIAGIGYLALFIGITSITYFCSLKLQGKFKKLYFLFALILNISNLVFFKYSLFIFTNIERFVPFNLTSAEGVLSQIILPIGISFYTFQIIAYIVDVYQGKLEPCRNWLDFWVFTSLFAKLVAGPIMRGKDLLPQIETIKEITFKKEYFKLGIAYFMLGLIKKIILADQIAPYVEQFYAKGAAMTGADSWLATYLFGFQLYFDFSAYSDMAVGVGYLLGLKLAINFKTPYLSGSGTEFWRRWHITLSNWIRDYVYIPLGGSRKGKNRQLANILLAMFISGLWHGASWSFILWGVYHGVLQVLHKIYLDLRKKFNLDWLAEKRIYHFVSIFVFFNLASLGWVLFGRTDIKSALVIISKMLYFNPLSLVQNGLLPYVIVVLVLYGLHIIEYFIFKHLAQISLMWHKYFPAPIRGLAYTLLIVVLVMSLGTAENNFIYFQF; from the coding sequence ATGTTATTTCATTCCTTTGAATTTATGATCTTTTTTGCCGTTACCTTATGTTTATATTATGCCTTTCCAGGAAAAAGAATTTATTTATTAGCACTAGCTAATCTTTTCTTTTATAGTATAGCCGGAATAGGATATCTGGCTTTGTTTATCGGGATAACGAGTATAACTTATTTTTGTTCTCTAAAGTTACAAGGGAAATTTAAAAAGCTATATTTTCTTTTTGCGCTAATACTAAATATCAGTAATTTAGTATTTTTCAAGTATTCTTTATTTATTTTTACTAATATTGAGCGCTTCGTACCTTTTAATTTAACTAGTGCTGAAGGGGTTTTAAGTCAAATTATTTTACCGATAGGTATTTCTTTTTATACTTTTCAAATAATTGCTTATATAGTGGATGTCTATCAAGGAAAGCTAGAACCTTGCAGGAATTGGCTAGACTTTTGGGTATTTACCTCCCTTTTTGCTAAATTAGTAGCAGGTCCTATTATGAGAGGAAAAGACTTACTCCCCCAAATTGAAACCATTAAAGAGATTACTTTTAAAAAAGAGTATTTCAAATTAGGAATTGCTTACTTTATGCTAGGATTAATAAAAAAGATTATCTTAGCTGACCAAATAGCTCCTTATGTTGAACAATTTTATGCAAAAGGAGCAGCGATGACGGGGGCTGATTCTTGGCTAGCCACTTATTTATTTGGTTTTCAACTTTATTTTGACTTTTCAGCTTATAGTGACATGGCTGTGGGGGTAGGGTATCTTTTAGGATTAAAACTTGCCATTAATTTCAAAACACCTTATTTAAGTGGAAGTGGCACGGAATTTTGGCGTAGATGGCATATTACCTTATCAAATTGGATTAGAGATTATGTTTATATTCCTCTAGGTGGTTCCCGTAAAGGGAAGAATAGGCAATTAGCAAATATCCTGTTAGCTATGTTTATTTCAGGGCTATGGCATGGTGCTTCATGGTCGTTCATTTTATGGGGAGTATATCATGGTGTATTACAAGTATTACATAAGATTTATCTAGATTTACGCAAAAAATTCAATTTAGATTGGCTAGCAGAAAAAAGGATTTATCATTTCGTTAGCATATTTGTCTTTTTTAATCTGGCATCCTTAGGCTGGGTACTTTTTGGTAGGACGGATATCAAAAGCGCCCTAGTAATAATTTCTAAAATGCTTTATTTTAATCCTCTATCTTTAGTACAAAATGGATTATTACCCTATGTAATCGTTGTTCTTGTTTTGTATGGATTACACATTATAGAGTATTTTATCTTTAAACATCTTGCACAAATATCCTTAATGTGGCATAAATATTTTCCTGCACCAATCAGAGGCTTAGCCTACACCTTATTAATTGTGGTGTTAGTAATGTCTTTAGGTACAGCCGAAAACAATTTTATTTACTTTCAATTTTAG
- the hisZ gene encoding ATP phosphoribosyltransferase regulatory subunit — protein sequence MPLYFEKPRGTKDTLPDKMKKLNEITGSWVRLMGTWGYEEIQTPVIEFYETVGLFSKTKQDSFLKLLDGTGKTTILRSDYTTPIARLTASLHQKIEFPIRYMYHGKVYRNKGSNGVEEINQLGIELVGVDNLEGDAEVICLAVKSISNCTSKKFQISIGHSQFLQLLLKQVNCPDNVQKSLYNFLLEQNYVGYKSTVSELNIEDKYKTYLIDILKLRGSIEQITSAKDWFNSPEWQNIFAAFLGLWKILQEYQIEEYIGFDLSLVGNQNYYTGLIYNGYSEGNPAPICTGGRYDNLFESFERNAPATGFAINIDALVNVSELNMNEKKKTLIIYEEKNRLETIKIAEQMRSEGKIVIIIDKNKVTEKYKEEFAEVLFSE from the coding sequence ATGCCATTATATTTTGAAAAACCAAGAGGAACAAAAGATACATTACCAGATAAGATGAAAAAACTAAACGAGATAACCGGTTCGTGGGTTAGACTAATGGGTACTTGGGGATACGAAGAAATTCAAACCCCTGTTATAGAATTTTATGAAACAGTAGGATTATTCTCTAAAACAAAACAAGATAGTTTCTTAAAATTATTAGATGGAACAGGAAAAACAACTATTTTAAGATCAGACTACACAACCCCTATTGCGAGACTCACTGCTTCCTTACATCAAAAGATAGAATTTCCTATTAGATATATGTATCACGGAAAAGTATATCGTAATAAAGGGTCAAATGGAGTAGAGGAAATAAATCAATTAGGGATTGAATTAGTCGGAGTCGATAATTTAGAAGGAGATGCTGAAGTAATTTGCTTAGCTGTGAAAAGCATAAGTAATTGCACCAGTAAAAAATTCCAAATATCCATTGGACACTCACAGTTTTTACAGTTATTACTAAAACAAGTAAATTGTCCAGACAATGTTCAGAAAAGTCTATACAATTTTCTCTTAGAACAAAACTATGTCGGATATAAAAGTACAGTAAGCGAATTAAATATAGAGGATAAATATAAAACATATTTAATAGATATTTTAAAATTACGTGGAAGCATAGAGCAAATAACTAGTGCTAAGGATTGGTTTAATTCTCCAGAATGGCAAAATATCTTTGCAGCCTTCTTGGGACTTTGGAAAATATTACAGGAATATCAAATCGAAGAATATATAGGCTTTGACTTAAGTTTAGTAGGAAATCAAAATTATTATACTGGATTAATTTATAATGGTTATTCAGAAGGCAATCCAGCCCCAATTTGCACAGGTGGAAGATATGATAATCTTTTTGAAAGTTTTGAAAGAAATGCCCCAGCTACAGGATTTGCCATTAACATCGATGCCCTCGTAAATGTAAGCGAATTAAATATGAACGAAAAGAAAAAAACCTTAATCATATACGAAGAAAAAAATCGTCTCGAAACTATCAAAATAGCAGAACAAATGCGGAGCGAAGGTAAAATAGTAATAATAATCGATAAAAATAAAGTCACAGAAAAATACAAAGAAGAATTCGCCGAAGTATTGTTCAGCGAGTAA
- the hisG gene encoding ATP phosphoribosyltransferase, translating to MLTLAVSKGRILDETNELLIKAGIIKEPVIEGRKLVIEKPEDNLRFILAKPKDVPTYVQYGVADAGIVGKDVLHEKGKGYYELTDLKIGLCRLSLCGIKDKKNNQGEMIRIATSYPNVTADYFRTKGQQVEIIYLNGSVELAPLLGLSDYIVDIVSTGTTLRENGLEELEKIEDITCRLIVNQATYHLKNKFIDEIVEKLERGLSQ from the coding sequence ATGTTAACCTTAGCAGTATCCAAGGGAAGAATATTAGACGAAACTAATGAATTATTAATAAAAGCTGGAATCATAAAAGAACCCGTAATTGAAGGTAGAAAGCTTGTAATTGAAAAACCTGAAGATAATCTACGATTTATTTTAGCAAAACCAAAAGATGTCCCAACCTATGTCCAGTATGGTGTAGCTGATGCAGGTATTGTAGGAAAAGATGTACTTCATGAAAAAGGGAAAGGCTATTATGAATTAACAGATTTAAAAATTGGCTTATGCCGACTTAGTTTATGTGGGATAAAAGATAAAAAAAATAATCAAGGTGAAATGATCCGCATCGCAACTAGTTATCCAAATGTTACAGCTGATTACTTTCGTACCAAAGGTCAGCAAGTAGAAATTATTTATTTAAATGGATCAGTAGAGCTTGCTCCTCTTTTAGGTTTAAGTGATTATATTGTAGATATTGTTTCAACAGGCACTACTTTACGAGAAAATGGTTTAGAAGAATTAGAAAAAATTGAGGATATCACCTGTAGATTAATTGTTAATCAAGCAACTTATCACTTAAAAAATAAGTTTATTGATGAAATAGTAGAAAAGTTAGAACGAGGTTTAAGCCAATGA
- the hisH gene encoding imidazole glycerol phosphate synthase subunit HisH produces MIGIIDYGMGNIFSLQAALNRLNVKNELVFAVDKLDDYKALMLPGVGAFKDAMINLEKLGLDKALVEWTTKGKPLLGICLGMQLFFEISREYGNTKGLGLIPGTIEKIPARVKIPHIGWNKLNIENNHPIFKDLNQGYVYFVHSYFAKMPRDLILAQAPYGVEIPAIVAKNNIVGMQFHPEKSGQTGLKLLENWIQSVNA; encoded by the coding sequence ATGATAGGAATCATTGACTATGGAATGGGCAATATTTTTAGTTTACAGGCAGCTTTAAATAGATTAAATGTGAAAAATGAATTAGTTTTTGCAGTAGATAAGCTTGATGATTATAAGGCCCTAATGTTACCAGGAGTAGGAGCCTTCAAAGACGCCATGATAAATTTGGAAAAACTAGGTTTAGACAAAGCCTTAGTAGAATGGACTACTAAAGGAAAACCTTTACTGGGTATTTGTCTAGGAATGCAACTTTTTTTTGAGATAAGTAGGGAATATGGAAATACTAAAGGGCTAGGACTAATCCCAGGAACTATCGAAAAAATTCCAGCAAGAGTTAAAATCCCCCATATCGGGTGGAATAAACTAAATATAGAAAATAATCATCCAATATTTAAAGACTTAAACCAAGGTTATGTATATTTCGTACATTCATATTTTGCAAAAATGCCAAGGGATTTAATCTTAGCCCAGGCCCCCTACGGCGTGGAAATCCCAGCAATAGTAGCTAAAAATAATATCGTAGGTATGCAATTTCATCCCGAAAAAAGTGGCCAAACCGGCCTGAAATTACTAGAAAACTGGATCCAAAGCGTAAATGCTTAA
- the hisF gene encoding imidazole glycerol phosphate synthase subunit HisF, translating to MLTKRIIPCLDVKEGRVVKGTSFVELKDAGDPVELASLYDAEGADELVFLDISASFEGRKTMLEIVKKTAETITIPFTVGGGINSLEDIKNVLRAGADKVSLNTAAVKNPELIKEAAEKFGNQCIVVAIDAKYNAQKDMYEVYTHGGRNIADFDVIEWAKKVESLGAGEILLTSMDQDGHKEGYDLKLLDLVCSNVSIPVIASGGAGKKEDFYDAFTKTNTDACLAASIFHYQETTIKKIKEYLKNEGVMIRWE from the coding sequence ATGCTCACGAAAAGAATTATTCCTTGCCTTGACGTTAAAGAAGGAAGGGTAGTAAAAGGTACAAGCTTTGTGGAACTTAAAGATGCCGGAGATCCTGTAGAATTAGCTTCTCTTTATGATGCAGAAGGGGCAGATGAATTAGTATTTTTAGACATTTCAGCCAGCTTTGAAGGTCGTAAAACTATGTTAGAAATAGTTAAAAAGACAGCAGAAACAATTACCATTCCTTTTACTGTGGGTGGTGGAATAAATTCCTTAGAGGATATTAAAAATGTTTTACGAGCAGGAGCAGATAAGGTTAGTTTAAATACCGCAGCAGTCAAGAATCCTGAGTTAATTAAAGAAGCAGCGGAAAAGTTTGGAAATCAGTGTATTGTGGTGGCAATTGATGCTAAATATAATGCCCAAAAAGATATGTACGAAGTGTATACGCATGGAGGCAGAAATATTGCAGACTTTGATGTCATCGAATGGGCAAAAAAGGTGGAAAGTTTAGGCGCGGGAGAAATATTATTAACCAGTATGGATCAAGATGGACATAAAGAAGGCTATGATTTAAAACTTTTAGATTTAGTGTGTAGTAATGTTTCCATTCCTGTAATTGCTTCTGGGGGAGCGGGGAAAAAAGAGGATTTTTATGATGCCTTTACGAAAACAAATACAGATGCTTGTTTAGCAGCGTCAATTTTTCATTATCAAGAAACAACGATTAAAAAAATTAAAGAGTATTTAAAAAATGAGGGGGTCATGATCAGATGGGAATAA
- the hisIE gene encoding bifunctional phosphoribosyl-AMP cyclohydrolase/phosphoribosyl-ATP diphosphatase HisIE → MGIISGVKFDENGLIPAILQNYLTGKVLMLGYMNEESLNKTIETREVWFYSRSRQELWHKGATSGNIHKVVDISFDCDQDAVLVGVNPMGPTCHLGIQSCFGEKSTLFLEELAETIEQRYNERPENSYTTYLFEKGIDKILKKVGEEASEVIIAAKNDDKEELHLETADLFYHLFVLFREKGTSFEEVLKVLKERRG, encoded by the coding sequence ATGGGAATAATATCAGGAGTTAAATTTGATGAAAATGGCTTGATACCAGCTATCTTACAAAATTATTTAACAGGCAAAGTATTAATGCTTGGCTATATGAATGAAGAATCCTTAAATAAAACTATTGAAACTAGAGAAGTATGGTTTTATAGCAGGTCTAGACAAGAGTTATGGCATAAAGGAGCTACATCAGGCAATATTCATAAAGTTGTTGATATTAGTTTTGATTGTGATCAAGATGCAGTTTTAGTAGGGGTAAACCCTATGGGCCCTACCTGCCACCTAGGTATCCAAAGTTGTTTTGGTGAGAAAAGCACTCTATTTTTAGAAGAATTAGCTGAAACTATCGAGCAAAGATATAATGAAAGGCCTGAAAATTCGTATACTACATATTTATTTGAAAAAGGTATAGATAAAATATTAAAAAAAGTAGGAGAAGAAGCCTCTGAAGTAATTATTGCTGCTAAAAATGATGACAAAGAAGAATTACATTTAGAAACAGCAGATTTATTTTACCATTTATTTGTTTTATTTAGGGAAAAAGGGACAAGTTTTGAAGAGGTGTTAAAGGTGTTAAAAGAGAGGAGGGGCTAG